From the genome of Thiomicrorhabdus indica:
ATGGTATTCGTCCAAGCCTTATAGGGAACCTGAAACTTTTTCGTGTTGCTTTAGAAAACCTTGCCGCGAGTTCATTCACTGATTTAGTCACTGATGAGCTTGCAAATCAGTTGGGTGGAACCATTGGCGATAAGGTCATTGCAAATTCTGCGGATGCAATTACGGCGGCCAGCCTGAATCAGAGATTAGGTCGGGCACTCATAAAAGAATTAACAAATTCTTCAACTAAGGTTGAATGATCTCTGTGATGTTTACTGGTTAAAAACTTCTGGTGTAAAAAAAGTTTAGTACTGAAGGCTGGGAAAAAAGAATGGCGCACCCGAGAGGAGTCGAACCCCCGGCCTTCCCCTCCGGAGGGGGACGCTCTATCCAGCTGAGCTACGGATGCGCGATAGAAGCCGAGTATTATAAGGGTTTTGACCGGCCGGTAAAATTTTTTTAGTTGAAACTATTTCAAGTTCCTTTCATTTTCAAGATGATTGATTCCCCATTCGACTTTAGGGGTCGTTACGTTTTAAGTCATTATCAATTTTGATTAATGGCTTTTTTATCTAGTAGATGGTTTCTGCCCATCGCAATTGCTTCTTTGGCAATAAAATTCTGATTCTCTTGAACAATCTTTGGTTGCTTCCGCTTCATTGAACGTTATTCCAATCCGCTGATATACATTCCTTATTCGTTTCTGCCATTGCAGAGAGAGGCCTCTTATGAACTTAAGAAGGTGAGTCTAAGAAGGTAATTTTCTGTTCTGTTTTATGTGATGTTTTGCATGAAAGCTTCATTTTGTCTGCAAGAAATAAAAAAAGTTACCAAAAGTAAAAAAAAGTTCTTGATGTGAATTTTATTTTTCATTAGTATATGAATCAAAGTTTCTTGATAGGAATAACCAAAAGGCAAATGACATGGACAAGAACTCATATGTATTAACAATCTCGTGCCCAGATCGTGTGGGAATCGTGGCAAAGGTATCGGCTTTTCTGGCTGAAAATGACTGCATGATTTCAGAGGCTAACCACCATGCTGATGCACACAACGGCATGTTCTTCATGCGCAATGAAATTTCTAATATTCAAATTTCTGATGAGGAATTTCGTAAAGGTTTTTCAAAAATTGCTGAAGAGTTTGAAATGCAGTGGCAGTTGAATTCGACCTGCGTCAAAAAGCGTGTGCTGTTGATGTGCAGTAAACAGGATCACTGCATGACAGATTTACTTTATCGCTGGAGCAGCGGTGAATTGGAATGTGATATTCCTTGCGTGATTTCAAACCACTTGGATATGAAAGATTTGGTTGAGTGGCATGGTATTCCTTTTATCCATATTCCTGTTACACCAGATAACAAACCTCAGGCGTTTTCTGAAGTCGTTAAGTGGGTGGATCATTATCAGGCTGACACGATCGTTTTAGCTCGCTATATGCAGATTATCCCGCCGGCGCTTTGTGAGAAGTATCCAGGGCAAATTATCAATATTCACCACAGTTTCTTACCGTCATTTATCGGTGCAAAGCCTTATCACCAAGCGTATGTCCGAGGTGTCAAGCTAATTGGTGCCACTTGCCACTATGTTACGGAAGATTTGGATGCAGGTCCGATTATTGAACAGGATGTCACTCGTGTTTCGCACAGTGAATCAGCAGATCAAATGGTTGTGCTTGGAAAAGATGTTGAAAAGAACGTTTTGGCACGAGGTTTGAAGTATCACTTGGAAGATCGTGTATTGGTGCATGGCAATAAGACCGTTGTGTTTGCTTAGGAGACTGAAATGCCGCTTAGATTACTTAAATATGCATGGAAAAAGTCCGAGGACGAACCTCGATTTTTTCCCGATGAAACGCCGCTAAAAAAAGCTTATGACGTAGTAATCATTGGTGGTGGAGGTCACGGAATGGCCTGTGCTTACTACCTTGCTAAAGAGCACGGTATCACTAATGTTGCGGTACTTGAACAAGGTTATATCGGTGGGGGAAATACCGGGCGTAATACGACAATCGTACGCTCAAATTACCTGACATCTGAAGGCGTAAAGTTTTATGACGAGAGTCTGAAATTGTTTGAGGATCTGAGCGATGACTTCGATTTGAATATCTTTTATTCAACTCGTGGCCACTTCACATTGGCGCACACAGATAGTGCAATGCGCACCATGAGGTGGCGAGCTGAGGTGAATAAGCATCATGGTATAGACAGTGAAGTGGTTGATGTCGAAACCATTAAAAAAGAAGTGCCTTATATGGATATGAGCTGTAACGGACAGCATCCAGTAATGGGTGCGCTCTATCACGCTCCAGGATCGGTTGCTCGCCATGATGCTGTCGCTTGGGGTTATGCTCGAGGCGCGCAGCAACGAGGGGTTGAGATTCACCAAAAAACAAAAGTGACAGATATTAAGACCAAGAGTGGAAAAGTGGTGGGTGTTGAAACTGATCGCGGATTTGTCGAGGCGAAAAAAGTGATTTCTATGGTGGCGGGATCGACACCAAGAATTACTGAGATGCTAGAGATTGAAACTCCGATTGAGATTTTCCCATTACAAGCTTGTGTAACTGAGCCTGTGAAGCCGTTTATGGACACGATTGTAGTTTCTGGAAGTTTACATGTTTATGTGAGTCAGTCTTCACGTGGAGAGTTGGTTATGGGGGCTTCAGTTGATCCTGCAGAACTTCACTCTACCCGTTCGTCCTTGGATTTTGTTGAAGGTCTGACTGACCAGATGATGGACTTATTTCCTTTTACCAGCCGTTTGAAGATTATGCGCCAGTGGGCAGGTATGAGCGATATTACGCCGGATTTTGCTCCGATTATGGGGAAGACTGATGTGGAAGGCTTTTATCTTGATGCAGGTTGGGGAACATGGGGGTTCAAGGCGACACCTGTTAGTGGGAAAACCATGGCTTACACGGTTGCTAACGATCGCACACATGAATTGATTAAGCCCTTTAGTTTGTCGCGTTACGAAGATTTCAAGTTGGTTGGCGAAAAAGGTGCGGCTTCGGTCGGACACTAAGCAGGACACAGGAGAAGAGTTATGAAATTTGTCACTTGTCCGAGTTTAGGACGAAGAGCGCTCAGCGAATTCACCTATGGTGGCCGACTGGAAAAAGAACCTGATCAAGAAACAGTCTCGGAAAAAGAATGGACGGACTACGTTTTTTATCAAAACGGTGCCCCACAAACTTTGAAAGAGTGGTGGTACCACCGTCCGACAGGTATTTGGTTTCTGTTTGAGCGTAATACTTTGACCGACCGCATTACACAGGTCGAATTTGCGAAAAGGGGAGTCCAAAATGAAGCTTAGACTTGAACCGCAACCATTGGAATGGATTGATCGAAAATCCAGTGTTTCGTTTACTTTTGAAGGGCAAGAAATATCCGGCTTTAAAGGGGATGTAATTAGTAGTGCATTATGGGCTCAGGAGGCGAAAGTCGTTGGTAGAAGCTTTAAATACCATCGTCGCCGAGGCCTGCTTAGCATGGCCAATCATGATATTAATGCCTTATTTCAGGCTAGTGATCGACCAAATGTTCGTGGTGATGTCGTTGAAGCCGAAAATGGTATGGCTTTGAGTGCTGTTAATACCTTTGGCTCTTTAGCAAATGATAAAGGCGCATTGGTCGAGTGGATTGGAAAGTTTTTACCAGTCGGATTCTACTATCGAGCGTTCTATTCACCAAAATTTCTATTCCCTAAGTGGGAGCGACTGATTCGTGAAATGGCAGGGCTTGGAAAGGTTGATACTAACTGGACCGAAGAGCGTAAGCCTAAACGTTATCGTCATTGTGATGTTGCGGTAATTGGTGCTGGACCTTCAGGGATGGCAGCAGCGATTGCGGCAGCTAAAAAAGGTGTGGATGTCTGTCTGATTGATGAGAATCCGCATATTGGTGGTTCACTTGATTATCAGTACGTCAATGAAGATGCACAAAAACTTAACCGCCAATTTTTAAAAGAAACGATTGAATTCATGCCGAATATCGAGGTGATTACATCGGCTTATGTAGCAGGTTATTACGGAGATAATTGGTTAGGAATTAACACTTTAGACGGTTTGATTAAGCTTTCGTCACAGTCAGTTGTTGTGGCAACCGGTGTATTCGAACAGCCTGCAGTTTTCCGAAATAATGACTTGCCCGGTGTTATGAATGCCTCGGCGGCTCAAAGATTGATGTCTCGTTATGCTGTGGCTCCTTGTAAAGATGCTGTTGTACTCACTGCCAATCCAGAAGGATATCGTGCTGCATTAGATCTGCATAAAAATGGCCTAGCTGTTAAAGCGATTCTGGATACTGGAAAAACCGACTGTGAGTGGGCTGCTCAAGCAAAGAGTGCCGGTATTCCGGTGTTTGAAAACGCCAAAATTATTGAAGCCATGGGACGTAAGCAACTCGAAGGAGTGAGTTTTTCGGTTGCCGGTATGGAAAAAAATCTTACATGTGATGGTTTATTGATGAGTGTTGGTTGGGCTCCAGCAGGCGCTCCTTTATATCAAGCCGGTGCAAAATTTAGCTATAACCCTATTGTTGAACAGCTACTACCGGTTGCATTGCCTGATGGTGTTTTTGCTTGCGGTCGTATTAACGGGGTATTTGATATTGATGATCGAATTAAAGACGGGGAACAAGTCGGTGAAGCCGCAGCACAATTTATGCTAGGTGAGCCAGCTCCCGTTAATAAAGATTATATTGCTAAATATGCTCATTCTCACCCTTACCCAATCTGGCAACACCCGAAAGGTAAAGAGTTTGTCGACTTCGATGAAGATATTCAGATTAAGGACTTAAAGGGAGCAATTGCACAAGGGTTTGACAATATTGAATTAATGAAGCGTTTTTCGACCATTGGGATGGGGCCTAGTCAAGGTAAACACAGCAATATGAACGGAATCCGTATGCTGGCGAATCTTACTGGTAAAACCATTGATCAAACGGGTTCAACGACTGCTAGACCAATGTTTCATCCAACGCAGGTTTCTCATCTAGGTGGTATGCGTTTCCGTCCAGAGCGTTTGACTGCAATTCATAGTTTCCATCAGGAAAACAATGCGTGTTTTATGGAAGCTGGGAATTGGCTAAGACCCGAGTTCTACCCAACTCAAGGAAGTCGTGAAGAGTCGATTGCAGCTGAGGTGTCAGCTGTGAGGAATTCCGTTGGTTTGATTGACGTGTCTACGCTTGGAAAGTTGGAAGTGTTTGGACGCGATGCCGGTAAATTGATGGATCGCCTTTATACCATGCGCATGTCGAATATGAATATAGGCGCTAGTCGCTACGCTTTGATGGTTGATGATTCAGGGGTAGTAATTGACGATGGTGTCGCGGTTCGTTATTCGGATGAACATTTTTATGTCACTACTACGACTTCAACCTCTGATTCTGCTTATCGATTGATTCAAAAAAAGGCGATTGAATGGGGGCTCAAAGTCACCGTGCTTAACCGAACAGGGCAAATTGGGGCGATGAATTTAGCGGGGCCAAACAGTCGTCAGATTTTGTCTCAATTGACCGACTTGGATCTGTCTAACGATGGCTTTCCTTACTTAGCGATGCGTCAAACAAAAATTCTGGGCATTGAAGCAACCTTGATTCGTGTCGGCTTTGTCGGAGAGTTGGGTTATGAGATTCATACTGATTCAGGTTCTGCATTGAGAATTTGGGAAGCAATTATGGATGCCGGTAAAGGATATGACATCAGACCGTTTGGTGTTGAAGCTCAACGACTTCTTCGTCTTGAAAAAGGCCACATTATTGTTGGTCAAGACACCGACGGTTTGACGAATCCATTTGAAGCGAATATGCCTTGGGCTGTGCATTTCAAGAAGCCGTATTTCCTTGGTAAGCCAAGTTTGGCCAAGTTGAAAACCATGCAGAGTCGAACATTAGTGGGCCTTGAATTACTTTCAAGCGAGAAACGTGATATGCCTCTTGAATCGAATCTGGTAATCGAAAACGGCGAAATGATTGGTCGAATCACCAGTATCGGTCGCAGTGCAACTCTTAGCAAGGTGATAGGTCTAGCGATGATTGATCTACCTTTCTCCAAAGAAAATCAGAAGTTGAAAGTTAAATTGACTGATGGCCGTTTTGTCGATGCAAAAGTCGTAAAAACCCCATTTTACGATCCGGAGGGATTAATGCAAAAACCCGATGAGTCAGAGGAAGGAGATGCAGCATGATCAATAATCAACCTTTACAACTGATCTCGAAAGACTTGTCGAATTTAATGCACCTTCGAGGTGAAGGGATGCAAGAGGTTCTAGCTTCGCTTGGAGCAGAAAACCTAGAGATTTTTCAATATCGTTCGGTGGCGAAAGATCAGTTTGTTGCAAATTTAGGAGATGAAGAGCTGTATGTTTGCGTAGAGCAACCTGTGCAGGTCTCACTAGAAAAGAATCAATATGCATTTCCACGAGGGGATGCTGTATTTGAATTGTTGGGAAATTGGAAAGCTTTGCTGTCAGAAGTCTGTATTTACGACTTTCGTCAATGCCGGCCGGGGGATTTCCTGATGGTATCGGTTGCAGGTATATCAGCCTGGTTACTGATTCCGGAAACCGATGAACCACTTATTTTAGGTTGTGATCCCACTTTAGGGCACTACTTTCAGGAAACTTTAACAAGGCAAATAGAAGAGTCGCCTTTTCTAAAAAACGGAGTTCGAAAATGACGATTGAAGAAGCAAAGAAATTTCTCGAAGAGAATCAAATTAAATATATTCTCGCACAATTTGTAGATATTCATGGCGTGGCAAAAACCAAATCGGTGCCAGCTAGCTGTTTGGAAGCGATTGTAGAAGATGGTGCAGGGTTTGCAGGGTTTGCTGTCTGGGGTTTGGGCATGGAGCCTCATGATGGTGATTATATGGCTAAGGCTGATTTAAGCACTTTAAGCCTTGTTCCATGGCAACCGGGTTATGCGCGTATCGCCTGTACGGGTCATGTTCATGACCAACCTTATGAGTTTGATACACGTCATATCATGTTGAAACAAATTGAGCGTTTATCTGAAAAAGGCTGGACTTTGAACACAGGGATTGAACCTGAATTCAGCCTACTGCGTCGTGATGAAAAGGGTCATCTGGTGCCGTTTGATGAAAGTGATACACTGGATAAGCCATGTTATGACTATAAAGGGTTATCTCGTTCTCGTGTATTTCTTGAGAAGTTTGTAGATTCTTTACAGCAAGTCGGATTTGATGTTTACCAAATTGATCATGAGGATGCTAACGGGCAATTTGAGATTAACTATACTTATTCGGATGCAAAAACCTCTGCAGATCGCATCACTTTTGTGCGAATGGCAGGAAGCGAAATTGCAAACGAACTAGGAATGATTTGTTCGTTTATGCCAAAACCAAATGCCAATCGAACAGGGAATGGTTTCCACTATCATTTATCGATTACCGATGACCAAGGAAATAACTTATTCAAGGATGATAGTGATACCAATAACATGGGACTTTCAAAACTTGCCTACCACTTCCTTGGAGGGTTGATGCATCATGCGAAAGCACTATGTGCATTTGCTGCGCCAACCGTGAACTCTTATAAACGTCTTGTTGTTGGACGCTCGCTTTCCGGAGCAACTTGGGCACCAGCATTTATTAGCTATGGTGATAATAACCGCTCGGCAATGGTTCGTGTGCCATACGGGCGTTTAGAGTTCCGCTTACCTGATACAGGATCGAATGCTTACCTTGTAACAGCTGCGATTATTGCTGCTGGTCTGGATGGTGTAGCGAACAAGCTTGATCCGGGTGAACCTCACAACATCAATCACTATGCATTGTCACTAGAAGAAATTAAAGAGCGAGGAATTGATACCTTGCCTCAATCTTTGTCAGAAGCCTTGGATGAGTTGGAAGAAGATTCGTTATTCGTCGAACAGTTCGGAGAGGGCTTTATGAAAGAATTTATTGATATCAAACGTATGGAATGGGTTGAATACCAACGCCATGTGTCTGATTGGGAGTTAAACCGTTATGCAGAGTATTTTTAAAGGAGAAGGCTCATGTGTGGAATTGTAGGGTTGTATTTAAAAAATAGCGCGCTGGAAAGTCAGCTTGGAAAGCTATTTGAGCCAATGCTTATCGCGATGACTGGCCGTGGGCCTGACAGTGCAGGATTCGCCATTTATGGTGATGAAGTGCCTGATGACATGATTAAGTTGACGCTTCAGCATGAAGATGAACATTATCCTTGGCACAGTTTGGCAGAAAAACTTGAAGAAGTTTGTAAAACAGATGTTTCTGTCATGCACAACGCTAACGCGGCAGTACTTAAGTTGAAAGCAGATGAAAGTTCTGTGCGTGAAATAATCGCTGAGTTTGATACAAGTATTCGGATTATGAGTGTTGGACGTTCAATTGAAATTCTAAAAGAAGTGGGCTTGCCTGAACAGATTGCGGAGCGTTTTACTTTGTCAGGTATGAAAGGTTCGCACATTGTTGGACATACTCGTATGGCGACAGAGAGTGGTGTCACTATGGAAGGTTCTCATCCTTTCTCGACTGGAATGGATCTGTGTTTGGTTCATAACGGTTCACTTTCAAATCATAACCGTTTGCGTGAAGAACTAGAGAAAGAAGGTATCCAATTTGAGACTGAAAACGATTCAGAAGTCGCTGCTGGTTACCTTACTTGGCGTCTGCGTCAAGGTGCAAGTGTGAAAGAAGCTTTGGAAGGTGCGATTGAAGACCTTGATGGTTTCTTTACCTTTACTGTTGGAACAAAAGACGGTTTCGCAGTCGTTCGTGATCCGATTGCTTGTAAACCTGCTGTTATGGCTGAAACAGAGGATTATGTGGCAATGGCTTCTGAATATCATGCGTTGTCAACTCTCCCTGGTATTGAAAATGCCAAGTTATGGGAGCCGACTCCTGGAAAAGTATATTTCTGGGGTAAAGGTTAATTAGTGAAAGACACAGCAAGACAATAAGAAAGGATTTGCCATGAAATTTGATTTAAAAACACAAACGGTGCGTGAGGTAAATCAGGCTTTGCACGATTTACCAAAAGATAAAGAAGCAGAAGTTGAAGTCAGCGGTATTAGCGGTGATCACAATTTGGCTGTCGGAATGGATCAACCCGTAAAAATTACTTTAAATGGTCATGCTGGTTACTACTGTGCCGGTATGAATAAAACTGCTGAGATTGTGGTCAATGGAAATGTTGGACAAGGCGTTGCTGAAAACATGATGTCCGGTAAGGTGCATGTTAAAGGTAATGCAAGCCAATCAGCTGCTGCAACAGCTCACGGTGGACTATTGATCGTTGACGGTGATGCTGCAGCTCGTTGCGGTATCTCTATGAAAGGTGTCAATATTGTTGTTAAAGGTTCAGTCGGTCATATGAGTGCCTTTATGGGGCAGTCAGGTTGTCTGGTTGTTTGTGGCGATGCAGGTGAAGCACTTGGTGATTCGCTTTACGAGGCTCATCTTTATGTAAAAGGGAAGGTTGAATCTCTTGGTGCAGACTGTGTGAAAAAAGAGATGCGCGCAGAGCATATTGAAGAGTTATCTGCTTTGTTGAAAGAAGCAGGTTGTGATGATAACCCTGAAGACTTTACTCGTTACGGTTCTGGAAGACAGCTGTATACCTTTAAAGTTGACAACACCTCAGCTTACTAATTTAGCCGATCAAGAATAAGGAGTCTGTTATGACAATGGAGAAACCAGGATTAATCGAGTCGGCTACTTTTAGTCGTGATGTAATCAATGAAATTCAACGTGCAGCGGATACAGGGATTTATGATATCCGTGGTTTTGGTGCCAAGCGAAAAGTACCGCATTTTGATGACCTGCTCTTTTTAGGAGCGAGTATGTCACGTTATCCGCTGGAAGGGTATCGTGAAAAATGTGGAACTGATGTCACTTTGGGAACCCGTTTTGCTAAAAAGCCAATTAAATTAGATACAGTTGTCACCATTGCTGGTATGAGTTTTGGGGCGCTTTCGGCAAATGCTAAAGAAGCTTTAGGTCGCGGAGCGAACATTGCCGGCACTTCTACGACTACTGGTGACGGTGGTATGACACCAGAAGAGCGTCAGAACTCTAAAACTTTGGTGTATCAATATTTACCTTCTCGTTACGGAATGAATCCTGATGATTTGCGTAAAGCGGATGCAATTGAAGTTGTTCTAGGACAGGGCGCTAAGCCAGGCGGCGGCGGAATGCTACTTGGACAGAAAATCACTGACCGTGTTGCAAAGATGCGTACGCTACCAAAAGGCATTGACCAGCGTAGTGCTTGTCGTCACCCTGATTGGACAGGTCCTGATGATCTAGCAATTAAAATTCAAGAATTGCGTGAAATTACGGATTGGCAAGTTCCGATTTATATCAAAGTAGGTGCTACGCGTACTTATTACGATGTGAAGCTAGCTGTTAAATCAGGTGCAGATGTTATCGTAGTTGATGGTATGCAAGGTGGTACTGCGGCGACTCAAGATGTCTTTATTGAGCACGTAGGTATTCCAACTATGGCTGCTATTCCACAAGCTGTTCGCGCTCTTCAGGAAATGGGGATGCACCGTAAGGTTCAGTTAATTGTTTCCGGTGGTATCCGTAGTGGTGCTGATGTTGCAAAATGTATGGCTCTTGGTGCAGATGCGGTAGCAATTGGTACTGCTGCTTTAGTTGCTTTGGGTTGTAACCATCCGAAGTGGGATGATGAATATCAGAAGATTGGTTCTGCTGCTGGTTTCTATGATGATTATCATGAAGGAAAGTGCCCGGCCGGTATTTCGACTCAAGATCCTGATTTATCATCTCGTCTAGATCCGGTTGATGCGGGTCGTCGTTTGGCAAACTATCTGAACGTACTGACGCTTGAAGCGCAGACGTTGGCTCGAGCTTGTGGTAAGTCGCATCTACACAATCTAGAACCTGAGGATCTTGTGGCGTTAAATGTTGAAGCGGCTGCAATGGCAGGTGTTCCTTTAGCGGGAACAAGTTGGGTTCCTGGTAAGGAGTTCTAAGCTGTCATGAGTGCGCAAATCATTGATGGTAAGGCGGTCTCAAAGACCGTCCGCCAGAAGATTAAAACCAAGGTAGATGAACGCTTGTCGCAAGGCCTTCGTGCACCTGGTTTAGCGGTGATTCTAATTGGTGATGATCCGGCATCTTCTGTCTATGTCAATAACAAAAAACGTGCTTGCGAAGAAGTGGGCTTTGTATCAAAGTCTTGGCATTTACCTGAATCGACGACACAGAGTGATTTACTGGCTTTGATTAAGGAGCTGAATGAAGACCATTCAATGGATGGGATTTTAGTTCAGCTTCCTTTGCCGGATCACATTGAAGATGAAACAGTGATTGAATCGATCCATCCCGACAAGGATGTTGACGGTTTTCATCCCTATAATATCGGTCGTTTGACAGTCAGAATGCCGACTTTGCGCCCTTGTACACCATACGGTTGTATGACTTTGCTTAATCATTATGGGCTTTCGGCTAAAGGAAAACATGCAGTGATTGTCGGTGCGTCGAATATTGTCGGTCGCCCTATGTCTCTCGAGTTGCTTTTGGCCGGTGCGACGACGACTGTTTGTCATCGGTTTACCGAAGATTTACAGACCCATGTCGCAATGGCTGATATTTTGGTTGTAGCGGTCGGTAAGGCGAATTTTATTCCAGCAGATTGGTTGAAGCCGGGGTGTATCGTGATAGATGTAGGTATTAACCGTTTGGAAGATGGTTCCTTGACGGGAGATGTTGAAAACAAAGCTGATGAGATCGCTTCGTTTATCACACCTGTGCCTGGTGGCGTGGGTCCTATGACTATTGCAACGCTACTGGAAAATACACTGATTGCCTGTGAAAGGCATCAGCAAAGCCCATATTTTTCTACCTAGTATTATTTTTTAGTAGACCGTTTACTTCTTTTGCCATGTTGATCGTTAAGACGCATGGCTTTTTTGGTTCTGGAGATTTAATTTTATGAATGTTGTGGTGTTAATCCATGCGCCTTTTGAAAGGCTCGGGCAGATTCAGTTGTGGCTCGAGCAACGTGCTGCCGTAATTCATGAAGTATGTGTTTATCAACAAGACGCTGTTTATCCTCCATTGGATGAAATAGACCTAGTCATCGTACTTGGCGGTCCGATGAGTGTAAATGAGGAGGATAAGTATCCTTGGCTAGTTGGTGAGAAGGTGTATATACGAGAGATTATTGAGGCAAATATCCCATTGTTGGGTATCTGTCTAGGAGGACAATTGATTGCCACAGCTTTAGGCTCTAAAGTGACCTTGAATCCTGAAATGGAGATTGGTTGGCATCTGGTTGAGCGTACTTCGAATTCTGTTGATGTTTTCCAGTTTCCGAAAAGTTTAGAGGTTTTTAATTGGCATGGTGAAACCTTTGAATTGCCAAAGGGAGCAAAACGTTTACTGAGAAGTAAAGTTTGTGAGAATCAAGGGTTTCAGATTGGTAGGCGTGTAATCGGTCTGCAATGTCATCCAGAAGTTCGCAAACAGGAAATTTCGGAATGGATTTCTGAAATTGGTGGTCAGATGGAGCAAGGAGACTATGTGCAAAGACCCGAAGAAATGCTAAATGACGCTGACCGTAAAATGCTTGCTGTAAGGCCGGTATTGTTTGAACTTTTGGAGTACTTGACTGCTCCAACTTAAGTAGTCGATTCTGAATAACTCGTTTAATTTATGGCAAAGCCCCTTCGGGTGGGCGTTTAAGCAGATATTCTCGTTGTTGTGAACCTCAATAATGGAATAACTATTATCTTCAATCCACGCCTAGAGCCTATCTACTTAAACATCCCACATAAATCTAAACCAGTTATTCAGAGTCGACTAAGTATGTCCGGTGTGAGAAGTGGTCGTTCGGTCTGAGTCTGTCCGAATGATTACTTTGGCAAATGAATGGTTCAAACCAATTTAGAAAAAACTCCGAGTCGAGTATTTAAAAAGTCCTGACTCTGATAAAACTCTATTGCTGAATGATTGTCTAGGTCATAGACCAATTGAATTCGATTACATCCATTTTTTACACACCATTTTTGTAGTTCTGCCATCATCGATTTTCCAATTCCCTTCTTTCGAAAATCCGAGTGAATAACAACATCTTCAACCCATGCGGATTTACCACCGGTTGCTGTCGAATAAACCCATTGTGCTGTACACATTCCAATAATCTTGTCGCCGGAACATGCCACAAGTGCATATCTATTATCGTCGTTAATAATTTCTTTTAAGCCTTGAGCAGTGTTTATTGAGCTGAAGTTGAAGTCGGCTTCTATGGAAAATAGCAATTTCAGCAAATTTACCATGTCTGCAATATCGTTTGTTTCAGCGGGTCGAATCTTAATGTTCATAGGTTTATTCCGTTTTAACGTAAAACGGCCGCATAGGCGGCCGTTATCTTAACAATTAATAATAATTTATTGTTTGTGGTCAAATTCTGGATAAGCTTCCATTCCACATTCTTTCATATCCATAC
Proteins encoded in this window:
- the purU gene encoding formyltetrahydrofolate deformylase, whose amino-acid sequence is MDKNSYVLTISCPDRVGIVAKVSAFLAENDCMISEANHHADAHNGMFFMRNEISNIQISDEEFRKGFSKIAEEFEMQWQLNSTCVKKRVLLMCSKQDHCMTDLLYRWSSGELECDIPCVISNHLDMKDLVEWHGIPFIHIPVTPDNKPQAFSEVVKWVDHYQADTIVLARYMQIIPPALCEKYPGQIINIHHSFLPSFIGAKPYHQAYVRGVKLIGATCHYVTEDLDAGPIIEQDVTRVSHSESADQMVVLGKDVEKNVLARGLKYHLEDRVLVHGNKTVVFA
- a CDS encoding FAD-dependent oxidoreductase: MPLRLLKYAWKKSEDEPRFFPDETPLKKAYDVVIIGGGGHGMACAYYLAKEHGITNVAVLEQGYIGGGNTGRNTTIVRSNYLTSEGVKFYDESLKLFEDLSDDFDLNIFYSTRGHFTLAHTDSAMRTMRWRAEVNKHHGIDSEVVDVETIKKEVPYMDMSCNGQHPVMGALYHAPGSVARHDAVAWGYARGAQQRGVEIHQKTKVTDIKTKSGKVVGVETDRGFVEAKKVISMVAGSTPRITEMLEIETPIEIFPLQACVTEPVKPFMDTIVVSGSLHVYVSQSSRGELVMGASVDPAELHSTRSSLDFVEGLTDQMMDLFPFTSRLKIMRQWAGMSDITPDFAPIMGKTDVEGFYLDAGWGTWGFKATPVSGKTMAYTVANDRTHELIKPFSLSRYEDFKLVGEKGAASVGH
- a CDS encoding sarcosine oxidase subunit delta translates to MKFVTCPSLGRRALSEFTYGGRLEKEPDQETVSEKEWTDYVFYQNGAPQTLKEWWYHRPTGIWFLFERNTLTDRITQVEFAKRGVQNEA
- a CDS encoding glycine cleavage T C-terminal barrel domain-containing protein, translating into MKLRLEPQPLEWIDRKSSVSFTFEGQEISGFKGDVISSALWAQEAKVVGRSFKYHRRRGLLSMANHDINALFQASDRPNVRGDVVEAENGMALSAVNTFGSLANDKGALVEWIGKFLPVGFYYRAFYSPKFLFPKWERLIREMAGLGKVDTNWTEERKPKRYRHCDVAVIGAGPSGMAAAIAAAKKGVDVCLIDENPHIGGSLDYQYVNEDAQKLNRQFLKETIEFMPNIEVITSAYVAGYYGDNWLGINTLDGLIKLSSQSVVVATGVFEQPAVFRNNDLPGVMNASAAQRLMSRYAVAPCKDAVVLTANPEGYRAALDLHKNGLAVKAILDTGKTDCEWAAQAKSAGIPVFENAKIIEAMGRKQLEGVSFSVAGMEKNLTCDGLLMSVGWAPAGAPLYQAGAKFSYNPIVEQLLPVALPDGVFACGRINGVFDIDDRIKDGEQVGEAAAQFMLGEPAPVNKDYIAKYAHSHPYPIWQHPKGKEFVDFDEDIQIKDLKGAIAQGFDNIELMKRFSTIGMGPSQGKHSNMNGIRMLANLTGKTIDQTGSTTARPMFHPTQVSHLGGMRFRPERLTAIHSFHQENNACFMEAGNWLRPEFYPTQGSREESIAAEVSAVRNSVGLIDVSTLGKLEVFGRDAGKLMDRLYTMRMSNMNIGASRYALMVDDSGVVIDDGVAVRYSDEHFYVTTTTSTSDSAYRLIQKKAIEWGLKVTVLNRTGQIGAMNLAGPNSRQILSQLTDLDLSNDGFPYLAMRQTKILGIEATLIRVGFVGELGYEIHTDSGSALRIWEAIMDAGKGYDIRPFGVEAQRLLRLEKGHIIVGQDTDGLTNPFEANMPWAVHFKKPYFLGKPSLAKLKTMQSRTLVGLELLSSEKRDMPLESNLVIENGEMIGRITSIGRSATLSKVIGLAMIDLPFSKENQKLKVKLTDGRFVDAKVVKTPFYDPEGLMQKPDESEEGDAA
- the glnT gene encoding type III glutamate--ammonia ligase encodes the protein MTIEEAKKFLEENQIKYILAQFVDIHGVAKTKSVPASCLEAIVEDGAGFAGFAVWGLGMEPHDGDYMAKADLSTLSLVPWQPGYARIACTGHVHDQPYEFDTRHIMLKQIERLSEKGWTLNTGIEPEFSLLRRDEKGHLVPFDESDTLDKPCYDYKGLSRSRVFLEKFVDSLQQVGFDVYQIDHEDANGQFEINYTYSDAKTSADRITFVRMAGSEIANELGMICSFMPKPNANRTGNGFHYHLSITDDQGNNLFKDDSDTNNMGLSKLAYHFLGGLMHHAKALCAFAAPTVNSYKRLVVGRSLSGATWAPAFISYGDNNRSAMVRVPYGRLEFRLPDTGSNAYLVTAAIIAAGLDGVANKLDPGEPHNINHYALSLEEIKERGIDTLPQSLSEALDELEEDSLFVEQFGEGFMKEFIDIKRMEWVEYQRHVSDWELNRYAEYF